CCGATGGGGTGAAAAGTCACCGCGCTGGTCAGGATCGCGGGGAAATCCATCGGAACGATGCGCTCGTAGACGGTGTGCACCAGATAACGGGTATCCACCACCGGGCCACCGCGCAGCGCCCGGGCCGGTGAGATGACGCGGCGCACGACATCGGCGTGCCAGGCCCGGCGAGCCCGGACCGCCCGCCCGCACAGCAACCACGCTCCGTTGAGCGCACCCGCCGACGCGCCGTAGACGGCGTCGAAGCACCCCAGAATCCCGAACTCCTCGAGTCCCATCACCATGCCGTGCGAGTAGGCGCCACGCGCGGAGCCGCCCTCGATCACCAGCGCCAGCCGGGCGCCGTCACCGTGCGCACCGGCCGCGGTGCCGGCCCGTAACCGCTGTGCGATCAACTCGGCGGGGCGCACAGGAGGCTGCACACTGTCCGGCATCGCACCACTCTTTCCTACTCACGAGTTCGATTCTGTCTATCACGGCCGCTCGCGCGGGCCGCCGTCGGCGTCGTCGGCGCGCAGGTAGGCTGCGCGAATGCGGATCGAATCGTCGCGCCGGCTCATCGATACCGTGGCGTGGGTGCTGATCGATAACGGGCGGATCCTGTGCGCGCGGCCGTGCGGCAAGCACGAGTTCTACATTCCCGGCGGTAAGCGCGAGGGGCAGGAGAGCGACCTGCAGACCTTGCTGCGGGAGATCGACGAGGAGCTCACGGTGGCTCTGATTCCCGAATCGGCGCGCCACGTCGGCACCTACGAGGCCGAACTACCTGGCGACACAACGGTTTCGGTGCGCATGGCCTGCTATACCGCCGACTACATCGGCACCCTCACCCCGAGCAGTGAAATCGCGGAGATCGCGTGGTTCGGATATGCCGAACGCGACGAGGTACCGCCGGTCGACCAGGCGTTGTTCGACGATCTGGTGGCGCGCGGACTGCTGCCGGAGGATTCGGTGGGCGACCGCTCAGTCGGGCAGTAGCGGCATCGACAGCCCCTCGCCTCGGCCCAGCAGGGCGGCGCGAGTGACAGTGCCGGCGCCGAACCGGTCACGCACCGCGTCCAGCGCGGCGTCCAAGGTGGTCTCGGCGCGGGTCTCCAAGGGAAGCGCCAACTGTCGGGGGTCGGAGTTCTGCAGGTTGGTCAGCGCCAGTCCGATCAAGGTCAGACCGCGCTCGCGAATCAGCGGTTGCGCGGTGGCCAGCAGGGTGCGGGCCGCACGCAGGATGGTCTCGCCGTCGTCGGTGGCCGCGGCCAGCGTGTGCGAGCGGGTGGCGCGGCTGAAATCGGCGAATCGCAAGCGCAGCACCACAGTCCGGCAGATTCGGTGCGCAGCGCGTAATCGATGGCCGAGGCGATCGGCCAGTCCGTGCAGGTAGGCCTCGACTTCCGCGGAGGAGCGCGGCCGGTTGCCCAGCGCCCGCTGTGCGCCGATCGAGCGGCGCCGCCGCCCGGTGTCCACCCGGCGGGGATCGCGCGC
The genomic region above belongs to Nocardia spumae and contains:
- a CDS encoding NUDIX hydrolase, which translates into the protein MRIESSRRLIDTVAWVLIDNGRILCARPCGKHEFYIPGGKREGQESDLQTLLREIDEELTVALIPESARHVGTYEAELPGDTTVSVRMACYTADYIGTLTPSSEIAEIAWFGYAERDEVPPVDQALFDDLVARGLLPEDSVGDRSVGQ